One window from the genome of Spirosoma rhododendri encodes:
- the nusA gene encoding transcription termination factor NusA gives MTSGLLIESFADFARSKNIDRPTMIAILEEVFRTMIRKKYGTDENFDVIINAESGDLEMWRTREIVDDDSEDIWDYDKIPLAEARKIQDDFEIGEQVAEEVKLDDFGRRVVQTARQTLIQRIKDMEKELLYQKYKDQVGDLVGAEVYQMLKHEIILTDPEGNELSLPRTEQISKDRYRKGDAVKAVISRVDMNNGTPKIILSRTSPVFLERLFEIEVPEIYDGLISIRKIVREPGERAKVAVESYDDRIDPVGACVGMKGSRIHGIVRELGNENIDVINYTENLELLISRALSPAKVSSMTIDREAKRVSVFLKPDQVSLAIGKGGQNIKLAGRLVDMEIDVFRDNEGQEDDEDVDLMEFSDEIDSWMIEELRKVGLDTAKSVLALSPEELIRRTDLEEDTVVEILNILKQEFE, from the coding sequence ATGACCAGTGGACTATTAATCGAATCGTTTGCCGATTTCGCCCGGTCGAAAAATATTGACCGGCCCACTATGATCGCCATTCTGGAAGAAGTCTTCCGGACGATGATCCGTAAAAAATACGGGACCGACGAAAACTTCGACGTTATCATCAATGCTGAAAGTGGTGACCTTGAAATGTGGCGTACGCGCGAAATCGTGGACGACGATTCTGAGGACATCTGGGACTACGATAAAATCCCCCTCGCTGAAGCCCGCAAAATTCAGGACGACTTCGAAATCGGCGAACAGGTTGCCGAAGAAGTGAAGCTGGACGATTTCGGTCGGCGGGTGGTGCAAACGGCCCGGCAGACGCTTATTCAGCGGATTAAGGACATGGAGAAAGAACTCCTGTACCAGAAATACAAAGATCAGGTCGGCGATCTGGTTGGTGCGGAAGTGTATCAGATGCTCAAGCACGAGATCATCCTGACCGATCCGGAAGGCAACGAACTGAGCCTGCCCCGCACCGAGCAGATTTCTAAAGACCGGTATCGCAAAGGCGACGCTGTGAAGGCTGTTATCAGCCGGGTCGATATGAACAATGGTACGCCCAAGATTATCCTGTCGCGTACGTCGCCGGTATTTCTGGAGCGGCTGTTCGAGATTGAAGTACCTGAGATTTATGACGGCCTGATTTCGATTCGCAAGATCGTTCGGGAGCCGGGCGAGCGGGCCAAAGTCGCTGTCGAATCATACGACGACCGCATTGATCCGGTGGGTGCCTGCGTCGGTATGAAAGGGTCACGTATTCACGGTATCGTTCGGGAGCTTGGCAACGAGAACATCGACGTTATCAATTACACCGAAAACCTCGAACTGCTTATCAGCCGTGCGCTCAGCCCGGCGAAGGTAAGTTCGATGACCATCGACCGCGAAGCCAAACGGGTATCTGTTTTCCTGAAGCCCGATCAGGTATCCCTGGCCATCGGTAAGGGTGGACAGAACATCAAACTGGCGGGTCGGCTGGTGGATATGGAAATCGACGTGTTCCGCGATAACGAAGGCCAGGAAGACGACGAAGACGTCGACCTGATGGAATTCTCCGACGAGATCGACAGCTGGATGATTGAAGAACTACGGAAAGTGGGTCTCGACACAGCGAAGAGCGTACTGGCGCTAAGCCCGGAAGAGCTTATTCGCCGGACCGATCTGGAAGAAGATACCGTCGTTGAGATTCTGAATATCCTGAAACAGGAGTTTGAATAA
- a CDS encoding ribosome maturation factor RimP: MNDNEQISALLTPYLNDDQFYVVDIQVAGRRGGRIKVTILLDSDSGISIDECATISRKLGNDMEEQHLFDDAPFTLEVSSPGVDFPLTFARQYKRNIGRQLLIVLTDNEQHRGTLVSADDTGIVVDIIPEVRSKTKQKKEQEAGIVRLSGPTSLPYEQIKKATVEIVFN, translated from the coding sequence ATGAACGACAACGAACAAATTTCAGCGCTACTTACCCCCTACCTTAACGACGACCAATTTTATGTCGTTGATATTCAGGTAGCTGGACGCCGGGGTGGTCGGATAAAAGTAACGATTCTGCTCGACAGCGACTCGGGAATCAGTATTGACGAATGCGCTACGATCAGCCGTAAACTGGGGAACGATATGGAAGAGCAGCATCTATTTGATGATGCGCCTTTTACGCTCGAAGTATCGTCACCGGGAGTTGATTTTCCGTTAACATTTGCGCGCCAGTACAAGCGCAACATCGGCCGTCAGTTGCTGATTGTACTGACCGATAACGAGCAGCACCGGGGAACGCTTGTTTCCGCCGACGATACGGGGATCGTGGTCGACATTATTCCCGAAGTCCGGTCGAAGACAAAGCAGAAGAAGGAGCAGGAAGCAGGTATCGTCAGGCTGAGCGGCCCTACGTCGCTGCCTTACGAGCAGATAAAAAAAGCAACGGTAGAAATTGTATTCAACTAG